A genome region from Triticum aestivum cultivar Chinese Spring chromosome 2B, IWGSC CS RefSeq v2.1, whole genome shotgun sequence includes the following:
- the LOC123046934 gene encoding formin-like protein 1, with amino-acid sequence MVSDQEIAVCVESLLRGAVEARGGAGEATSLAAVLQQAQARLGVDLSHKAPYIRDQMDLFFGPRLQPPPPPPKAQNQNPPPLPASAPAPAPAMTQALPQPQLPLEVQQQQQMLQMQQQQFAAIQPQFIFQTMPQLPPVVSGGGAAATNNAAAVSAPPPAVPAMAFYPPPPLAFRYANALGGVATGGTVSFQQPAPGVGAITSPTAAPQAAGDNKESASKRKRGGPGGLNKVCAISPELQTVVGETAMSRTQIVKQLWAYIRQNNLQDPDDKRKIICNDELRIVFGTDSTDMFKMNKLLAKHITPLDPKDQPSEAKKIKATNATPQQMPTINQNQPYVVVSDALAKFLGVEGTVPHDDALKYLWDYIKANQLEDPASASILCDSSLQELFGCESIPASGLPDLLAHHFIQRT; translated from the exons ATGGTGTCGGACCAGGAGATCGCCGTCTGCGTGGAGTCGCTCCTCCGGGGCGCGGTCGAGGCCCGCGGCGGCGCCGGGGAGGCGACCTCGCTCGCCGCCGTGCTCCAGCAGGCGCAGGCGCGGCTCGGCGTCGACCTCTCCCACAAGGCGCCCTACATCCGCGACCAGATGGACCTCTTCTTCGGGCCCCGCCTCcagcccccgccgccaccgcccaagGCCCAGAACCAGAACCCTCCTCCGCTCCCCGcgtccgcgcccgcgcccgcgcctgcCATGACGCAGGCCCTGCCCCAGCCCCAGCTCCCGCTCgaggtgcagcagcagcagcagatgctGCAGATGCAGCAGCAGCAGTTCGCGGCGATTCAGCCGCAGTTCATCTTCCAGACCATGCCCCAGCTCCCGCCCGTCGTCTCAGGAGGAGGCGCCGCCGCCACCAACAACGCCGCCGCTgtctccgcgccgccgccggccgtgcCGGCCATGGCCTTctacccgccgccgccgctcgccttcCGCTACGCCAACGCCCTCGGCGGGGTCGCCACTGGTGGGACCGTCTCCTTCCAGCAGCCCGCCCCTGGGGTCGGGGCCATCACTTCCCCCACAGCTGCGCCACAGGCCGCCGGTGACAACAAGGAAAG TGCCTCTAAGAGAAAGAGAGGTGGGCCTGGTGGCTTAAACAAAGTTTGTGCAATTTCACCTGAACTTCAGACTGTTGTTGGCGAGACTGCCATGTCAAGAACTCAG ATTGTGAAGCAGTTATGGGCATATATCAGGCAGAATAATCTTCAGGATCCTGATGACAAAAGGAAGATTATATGCAATGATGAACTTCGTATCGTTTTTGGAACTGACTCCACAGACATGTTTAAGATGAACAAATTGTTGGCCAAGCACATAACTCCTCTTGACCCAA AAGATCAACCTTCGGAAGCAAAAAAGATTAAGGCTACCAATGCAACTCCTCAACAAATGCCTACTATAAATCAAAATCAGCCCTATGTGGTTGTTTCTGATGCGCTAGCCAAATTCCTTGGTGTAGAAGGAACAGTGCCGCATGATGATGCCCTCAAGTATCTTTGGGATTACATAAAAGCAAATCAGCTTGAG GATCCTGCGAGTGCGTCAATACTATGTGATTCCAGTCTGCAAGAGCTGTTCGGCTGCGAGAGCATTCCAGCTTCAGGATTACCAGACTTGCTTGCTCACCATTTCATCCAAAGGACATAG